In Scophthalmus maximus strain ysfricsl-2021 chromosome 5, ASM2237912v1, whole genome shotgun sequence, the sequence CAACTGTTAAAGATGtgacaacacattttcacacgAGACACCTCATCAGCGAAACCATCTGAATGACTGCGCCCCAGAGCTGGGATTTGACCTGGTGACCTTCCCGACAACTCGGGTCAAGTCCGAGCCACAACTTTTCACCCACTCGTATACCTCGTCTTGGCCGAACAATCAGTGTCCTCGTGGAATCGGCAAGACAATGGGGCCCAGGGATTCTTGGTGCTAAACAttctgtgacagtgacagtgacaacaGTGTCCCGGTGGCAGCACTGCCTGCAGGAGAGACGTGGATTAGCAACCAGGGCCTTTACAGTCAACGCAGAGAAGAATTCGAGAAGTCAAAATGAATAGTGGTGATGATAAATAGATCAGCCGCTGGGGCAGTCCACCAGTAGATCCACTCACCACACTGACGCACATTAGCATAAACTACCACCCGGTCATTTGACAACAGTCGCTTAACTACCAACACGAGCAACAGATGGAATCACATgaacagaccccccccccccccccccaaaaaaaacaaaacactttgacTGACTACGCCTGTGAATGTTCTGGCGTGGTGGGGCCTGTCgaattccaaaaaaaaaacaccaaacaaaacaagaggaagCGTTTAAGCTAAGACTGTTAGCTCTCAGACGTTAACTTTCGCGTTAGCATGCTAGccgagctaacgttagccaatGGTTACCTGACACATCGCTGGCACGTTATCGCCGCCAGGCAAAAGCAATCGATGGGGATCGAACGAGCGACTTCCTTTGGTTTTGATACTAATGTGGAGACAGTGAAACGATCGGGTCGTTCGAGACACGTCTACGCGGTTCATTTGGTATAAACCGCCAATAAGGAGTTCGGGGGATCGGAACCAACGTCGACGCCGATGTTGCTGGAAAAGAGTTGACGTTAGCGATACGATGGACGGTAGTTAGCCCGAGTTTGGCACCGCACCTGTCGGCTCGTTTGAGCAGCTCGACGCGGGCAAAGTGCCTCAAAGAGGAGTGTCGGGTCGGACGCTTTATTTGTCgctaaggggggggggagtgaatgTCCTCCCGTTCAACGTCCGGGTTACGAGCGGTGAGCACAGAAGCTAACAGCccccaacagcagcagcaacaccagcGCGTCATTCTGCCGTAAGTGGCCACTTCAATTCCGCCTGTGCAACAACAGGCGGTCGCGTCGCCTCCCTCCGCCACTCGTCCGGGTGTTGTCACGGGGCGGCGAGGCCGTCGAGGGGGCACGCCGCGCCGGCTCATCCACGTCACCACGGCGCGGGGATCCGGCCGGGCCCTCCGGGTCTCCGTCTCCCCCTGGCTGGCTAACTTAAAATGGCGGTgaatgctagctagctagcccgCTTAGCAGCGACGTTCGCTGGGGGGAACGCGGACTCGAGACCTACCTTTAAACTTGAGGTCGCACGGAGGGTCGAGGACGAGGATCTGGTccaactttgacatttttgaagCCGGTGGGGGGTTCACTTGATGTCGGTGTCGCGGACGGAGCTGACAAGACCTGGATCCCCTGCCACCACCGAGTCAAATGCTGACTGAGCTTCGCGAGCGAGCGAGCCTACAAGTACTTGAACGCGCGCGTGCACGGCGCCTGCGCGCGCCCCCGTGGCTCGGCCGCTGATATGATTATGGAGGAACAGTAAACTAGTTACACtgcgcaggaaaaaaaacaccttatgAAATGACACGAATCCCGATTTGACCCTGGTTCAATTCATTTTAACTGTCGTTTGGATCAACAGAACATAGACCCTGTGTTCACAGACTTTTATTCCAGCACGAATATGGGATATGGGGAACATAGTCttggagttgtgtttttatcaaaattGCTTCCatgttctgtctttgttttaagGAAGTAACACTGAGGCTGCACCTGACAATAATCTGCATTAATATCAATACATCTGACAATAATAATTTTCCTTAATAATCAAATGAGTTTGAGTGGGATATATTCATTATACTGATTGTAATGAGATTGGTGATTATAGGGTGATgggttgtgtatatatatatatatatataccgaaGCGAGACTGTATAGTATGAGAGATCCATGGTCTCTCAATAAATGAACTACAAAATTTCCGTGTCATGCATGTCAGGCATAGAATATCTGAGATTTTATACAGCATTCATTTACTTGGAATTACTCTCAGCGCCATAAACCGGATTTACCACTTTAGTTTATTTGAATAGgtttccttttctgttcttCCCTCccacactgtgtttatgttaCCAGTGTTGAGCAGGTCAACTATAAAGAtcagtttcatatttttctagATTCCAGTCAGTAACAATCAAACTGCCATGAGACGAAATGCCTcgagaaaaaaactgacagtaatgaagcaaaatgaaaattggTTTGATAAAacttcaaagacaaacaaataagaGGCCAGTTGACGAGACTCCTGATGTTTcatacagtgtgtttttctcactttgaACTATTTACAGTATGATCCACTGTACTTTCTTTGTTAAATCgatctgtgacaaaaaaaattcagaggTCGCCTTTTCTGTAAGCTGCTAAAGGGGTAATCTACAACAATGAATAGACACTGGGGAATGCCTCCATTCTGCATGTAATTTGTGCTATTTCCAGATTTTCCAAAGGTCAGGTTAACGACACGTACAcaaatagaacaaaacaaatttgcTAAGTGTTTCTTATTTTGGGTTTTAAAGCTAAAAGGTCGTGGGAGagtaatgtgacttttttttaaccttttacaTAAGGGGTTAAAAGGAGTTTAGGGTGAGTGATAAAGAGCGAGGCAAACTTCTCGCATAATGACGTTTGCGGTGACTGGAGCAAAGGCATCTTATATACCTTTCTGTAATTTGTCACGTGGACTTCCCGTTTTTTCTGAGGCGTCACGGTGGGCGAGTGGAAATGCATATCCCTGTTTCTCATGATGTCAGAAAGTTTACCAAATCCTGACCTTTTGTTAAATGAGAACCCTCGTCTCTCGGCTCATCTTTCTGGTCTGTATCAACAAACGTTAAAATATTAAGAGAGGCCTTATTTGAACCCTGAAAAGGTCTCAAAACAGATTTCATCTTTCGAGgtaacagaaacaaaacagaaatatagaATAATTACTACTTTATTACATTGATTAATATACAAAAGTTAATCTGGTCTACAGAGGATACAGGGAAGCATGACTAAGGTAAAAAGGATACGGATTGCTGCAGGTGACTGGTAGTTTCAGAGTGGACTTGTTATATGTACAGTTAAGTCTGTACAGATTTAGACGAGTAATTCATGCATGATTTTAGCAGTATGCACTTAGCCATGTCATATAGAAgtttagaaaaactaaaaaaggcaCTTGTGCGGCAACACGTAAGGTACTCATTGGAAATGGCAACATGTAACTTCTAATTAACATTTCTTGACTCAATATGTCAAGTTTATCTCAATCAAAAGTTGTACTTTTTGTTAAACTGacaaagaacaaatgaaaacagtttttttaaggTATAGAAATGAGGAACTAGAATACTAATAACATACAAATCCATGTTGTACGTCCATTACAATCTTTCATCAAATACTACAGTTATGGTGTACTGTGAGTTTCAACATTAACAAAATAGCTCTTAAAATCTAATACTGTGGTCAATGTATGCAAAAGTGCGGTTATAAATTCCTCAAGTGGTCAAATCCAGAGAGCACTCTTGCcaaagaaacagcagcaaaacacaacacgTAATCTCATTTTAGAGAATTAAGGACTATCTTCTTCATTAACATTAATCCACTCTTTTTTGCAGGACTTTGAttagtaaaaacaacaaaaccttcttcttttttaaacttaaacagCTGCACAACACTTATTTAAAAAACCTAACGGTATAAATTGAACCCCTCTTTTTCCAGgtaaaaataatctttttatgTTTGGCAGTTGTAAACAGTCATTTCCCTGTAGTGAAATCTCAGACGATACATTTCAGCATGTAGAAAACGGTCTTTTAACAAATCGCTCTGTAAACAATTCTAGCATTGGTCACAGTGTTTGAACAGGGAGGAATCATACTGCAAATACAATTAAGGCCTCTGAGCTGTTTGTTCTCTGCAGCAATGCAGTCGAACACAGCAAACGTGCGTATACACGTGACTGAGTGGAATGTAAAGCCGCCGCATTGGAGCTCTACAACAGAATACTTGTCTGAGGTTCGATCTTAACAACGTCTAAATCAAATATTCTAGAAAGACAcgtgcaaacaaaaaaagctccaCGAGAAGGAAAAGTGTAATcttgattaaaacaaaatgtataaaaaaaacctttcatttgatgtgtgttgttgaagagtcacagtaaaatgaaaatctaCAGAGCGGCCAGCTCTTGTGTTTAATTTTAAAGTTATTAAATGGGATAAAAATGCGCGTTTGTGTTAAACCACACAGACGGAAATCATAATGTAATTCAGGCCAATGACCACCTGAGGGggacaaactgaatattttcctGCTTCCTTGCCTCAGCTGACCCGAAACTGCcacaactaaaataaaataaaacgtcCATCATTGACCCATATAATACTGCTGGCAGGTTTCTGTTGCAGGTGAGCCACATGTGCAAGCTGACATCTGTCTGTCCACAGTCTCGTCTCTTGCCTGGAATTAAGACATTTGTGTGCGTTGTGGACACCGATGTCCCCAATGCTGAAAGGAAGTCACCTCGTCCGCCACCTAGCAGCATCTCCGGGTGGACAGGGCGGGCTGCCGGGTGAGTTTGAAGGACTCGTTGCTGTCCACCTCTGGGTTTTCCAAGGGCGGAATCTGTttacctaaacacacacacgcacgcacgcacgcagagaGTCATCAACATAGCAGCCGTGCTTCACGCTGTCGAGCAGTTCATAGTGTAAATAATAACATTGAAATTTATTCCATTCATTAAGAATTATAAGAAGTCATTTTAtgaagaaggagcagagagggTCTGATGGAAGATACTACTGAGCAGCAGTAACAGAAATGTGGGATCGAGCATTTTAAGAGTTTGAGCAACTACAGGCAAAAGTAAATACATCTCTGTTTCTGCATCTTCCTTAAGAGTCTGCCACTTTCCTGGAAGCCCATTACCAAACTTCTGGAGAATTATCCATACTTAGTTATTTGAAAACACTTCTTTGAAAGTATACAGGCCTTTTTTTCAGTCCCATGTTTGACAGCATTTCCTCACCAGAAGAGTTaaaacagtaaatattttctcttATACGGTTTACTGACACACACGTGATACGGCCCCACAACACAAAGGAATGAAACCTACTGATTTTCTGAAAGAGCTCCTCAACATTGACAGCATTTCTGGCACTAGTCTCGATGAAAATAGCTGTGATCGATTCAGCGAACTCCTTCGCCTCCTTCATTGGAACTTCCCTGTGAAAGACGAGGATACAGAAATGAGTGTGGGGGTTCACAGAATGAGGGCGCAGACTTtaagatggagaagaggagttCTTAAATCTAAATTTTGAAGTTCCTCAGTGATATAAAAGTTGTGTCACCTTCTGCAGGGAAAGAAATCATACAAAATAATATGTCCCAACAGGAGCCTGTGAACAAATCCACTGCTGTGCTTTTGATTTTACTCAGGGACAATAttgttaagaagaaaaaaaatacactacTTATGCCAGGTTCAGACTACACGGCTGTCAAAGTCGCCGGCTCGCTGTGCAGTTCGCTCTACACTAGGACTTGCTGTCTTGCAGCCGTGGTGAGTTCATATTACAGTCGTGTGCTTTGATTGGCTGTTGTAGTCGCCAATTCGTTCAGATATTTTTCCTGCTAGAAATCTTTTGAACTGCATCTTTGAAGATTTCACATAAAGCGATTGGCGACTGCAGGTTGCAGATCGAGCCAAGAATCGTGTCGTGTAAACTTGGCATTATGCAAAACAATCGAAGATGATCACCTCaaacaaataatgtaatgtaagcTGGTTGACTTATCAATGGACTTTTAGGTGTTGTGTTATACACTACAGTCAAAAgttttgttggttgttgtttgttttttacattttctgttttattgtgtttgtggtcTCACTGGTGCTtttgaacgtgtgtgtgaatattttttatcaacattgtGTGAAGAACTAATTGAGTATCATATTTTTCTTAGtacaacaaatcatttttgctCCTTTAGCCTCAGATGATTCGTGTCACCAGCCTTGTTGCACTCTCGTTATAGTCTCATAAACAACCACCATGACCTTGGACACGAGCTACATAACAGGTATAGCATGTCCACATGACACTGAACCTGGAGGAGTTATCTGTGTGGAAAGTCTAGAAGGAAGTGATGCAGTCATACAAAAGTCAAAACTGAGACTAAAGTGAATCTGTGGGAGCAAATAATAAagcaacaaagacaaaaaaaaaaaagttcaatcaaaatgtttgatttggaTTTGAAAAGGAGATAAAAACCAAAACTTGCCAGGGGATTTATTTGGATTGATGCATGATTTGAAATGCTCTGCCTGTCGTCTACTGCGAATTTAAACTACTATCTATCTCTGGTTTTCACCCTGCTGGGTTTGCCGTGTACATGTCGTTTAACTGaggatgttttatgtttgaagGTTTGTTTTGCATTGAGAACGCATTTAACATCCGATCACTGAAGCTCCCTAAAAAACagctctcttttgttttttcttacagCTATGACAGAGCTAAGAGAAGAAAATCCTCCCACCTGATGTCTCCTAAATCATTCTTGTTTCCCGCTATGGCCACGACGATGTCCTCTGGGCCATGTTCCTTCAGCTCCTTCACCCACTTCTTCAGCGTCTGGAAAGAGTCCTGAACAACAAAGAGCACGTCGTCGTGGTCACATTCTGGGGAAAGGTGCGTTTTGTGCGTGTGCCCCACATTTTCTTCAAGTCAGTGACACATATTCATTGGTGTTTTTCAGACAAAGTTTCCATGAACAGACATGGAAAGAATGACATTTGTGGCTCGTGGAAGAAAAAGCATCCCGGAGTGATGGAAAAGTCATTGAATTTTTACGTCacacttttaatgtgaaagCAGCCGCTACAGTTACAACCTTTTAATACAACagggagaacaaaaaaaggagtgtTCTTTATTCATTGTCTGGGATTCTGTTAACAGCTCTGACACTTTAAACCTCTGACCATGTCACCACCGCAACAAAGTTTAAATCATTgtcattctgtgtttttcttaccAGCTTAGTGATGTCGTAGACAATGACAGCAGCAGCCGACCCTCTGTAGTACATAGGAGCTAAagagtgaaactgaaaaaaagggaaaaacagtttttgtgaTCAATTTATCACAATAAATCTTATTTCTACAGTCATGCAGCAGTGTCACTCAAGGTGCATTACGAATATTACCTGAACAACACTCCATGACCATTAAACCAATCATACGTGTGAAGCTGACTGACGAAATTAAAAATGCTGTGTTAACCCATAACACCgcgtctgtactgtacatacttaTGTGATGAGTGGCTGattgaaaatgtttcttctAACTGGAGGTTGCTTATAGATGCAACGTGTCACATTACAATCAGTCTTTATTATCTTCACGTTAACGAATCCTCCACAACGATTAATTTCATAAGcgatgaatctgtcgattattttctcgattaatcgatcagttttttggtccataaaatgtcataaaatggtgaaaaatgttgatcatggTTCCCCATGGTTACccaaaagatgatgttttgttttgtttacacaaaagatatttggtttactgtcatagtggagcaaagaaaccagaaaatattcacattttaaaaactgaaaccatagaattttgacctttttttgtccCACGGATGAAGAGCACATTGAACCCTGGTAACAGAGGTTTCAAGGTGTCTTTTTCACACACCAGCAGGAAATACTtggcccttctttttttccacactgtaAGCAAGTCTAGCAAACCAACCTCCGTCCCACCATCATATGAATCACTATGAGGATATCACAGTCTCATGACCTTTAAACCCTGTGTGAATCATCCTGTCCATGTCATGAGGCCCCCTAACAGAGAGGCGATTGTGTCACTGTTAGCTTCCTGATGCAAAGTGTGACCGAAATACGTAACTTATTGTTGAAAACGTGACTCtgagtcacgtgtgtgtgtgtgtgtgtaaatgcagaGCTAAAGAGTAAGCAAAGGTGGAATTTCTGTCATGGATGCACTCACCCGTTCCTGTCCCGCTGTGTCCCAGATTAGAAACTTGTGCAGTTCGTTTCCACTTGGCACAGTCTTGGTCAGGAACGATGCTCTGTGGtggaaaacacaggaaacaaatcAGTACAGTCAGCAGGAGGCCAGTAACGCCGAGAACAAAGGTTGACCCCAAACACTAACCAGGCAcatatattcatgtaaatacaACAAGCGTCAAACTAGACTGATGGTGGGATTTACATTTATATgcaatttcagtttttaacaTCTTTTCATGATGACTG encodes:
- the rab31 gene encoding ras-related protein Rab-31, coding for MAIRELKVCLLGDTGVGKSSIVCRFVQDHFDHNISPTIGASFLTKTVPSGNELHKFLIWDTAGQERFHSLAPMYYRGSAAAVIVYDITKLDSFQTLKKWVKELKEHGPEDIVVAIAGNKNDLGDIREVPMKEAKEFAESITAIFIETSARNAVNVEELFQKISKQIPPLENPEVDSNESFKLTRQPALSTRRCC